A window of Bos taurus isolate L1 Dominette 01449 registration number 42190680 breed Hereford chromosome 19, ARS-UCD2.0, whole genome shotgun sequence contains these coding sequences:
- the HROB gene encoding homologous recombination OB-fold protein isoform X2, with translation MACSLQKLFAVEEEFEDEDFLSAVEDAENQFAGSQPGNAGCLRPVSSRPQEAQLLPQVTAPAEAAGLPALGRRLPTCGGPRATGGALPTGTAALRPVSTSSSWIGNQGRATLTEVLEEPGRPQSSASHPQLTFRSKEQVIGGFEGPEQDEFDKVLASMELEGPSLELQLGVHSEAAGILPSWQQEDSTLAKKTWVADLSRPCQRGPVPSPHVTGIPSAPDPTVLCRTPQPHLRPGTTGNFPVPATSVVCAQPPHWEVSPVGPPPRTPQPLQAAGRPIQSSPQNRFPAQPFRSPNTCSSGKLRFLRPRTPNSSCAAPSKTSCGLFPQGPPQPRTPASSVLSPVCTPKGPSPSPLPQATLQTPIVTNHLVRLVTAASRTPQQPTCTSTRAKMRRFPGPAGLLPHQHSGKNLDDIMVSTPQTPTHGALAKFRTELVTSSQASVEEDFGRGPWLTMKSTLGLDERDPTCFLCTYSIIMVLRKAALKQLPGNKVPNMAVMIKSLTRSTMDASVVFKDPTGEMQGTVHRLLLETRQNELKPGSVVLLKQIGVFSPSLRNHYLNVTPNNLVRVYSPDAGDGNILKESQSFPQDLGSFHESLQQESEKPGKGLQTAQNPEAGATLEKELPEADDLDGLLSELPEDFFCGTSSWDCPKAGHPP, from the exons ATG gCATGCAGTCTGCAGAAGCTGTTTGCTGTGGAAGAGGAGTTTGAAGATGAG GATTTCTTGTCGGCTGTGGAGGATGCAGAAAACCAGTTTGCGGGCTCACAGCCTGGAAATGCCGGGTGCCTGAGACCTGTCTCCTCCCGGCCACAGGAGGCCCAGCTGCTGCCTCAAGTCACTGCCCCAGCAGAGGCTGCGGGCCTGCCAGCCCTGGGACGTCGCCTTCCTACCTGCGGTGGGCCTAGGGCCACTGGGGGTGCACTTCCCACAGGAACAGCTGCCCTAAGGCCTGTCTCGACATCCAGCAGCTGGATTGGCAATCAGGGAAGAGCGACACTGACAGAAGTGCTTGAAGAGCCAGGAAGACCCCAGTCCTcagcctcccacccccagctcacCTTCAGGAGCAAAGAGCAGGTGATTGGTGGCTTCGAGGGGCCTGAACAAGATGAATTTGATAAGGTCCTGGCAAGCATGGAGCTGGAGGGGCCCAGCTTGGAGCTGCAACTTGGAGTTCACAGTGAGGCCGCAGGAATCCTGCCCAGCTGGCAGCAGGAGGACTCTACACTGGCTAAAAAGACTTGGGTGGCTGATCTGAGCAGACCTTGTCAAAGAGGACCTGTGCCTTCCCCCCACGTAACTGGTATCCCATCAGCCCCAGATCCCACAGTCCTCTGCAGGACTCCACAGCCTCACTTGAGACCTGGAACCACGGGTAACTTTCCTGTTCCAGCTACCTCAGTGGTTTGTGCTCAGCCACCCCACTGGGAAGTCTCTCCTGTGGGTCCCCCTCCTCGAACACCTCAGCCTCTCCAAGCTGCTGGCAGGCCCATTCAGAGCAGCCCTCAAAATCGTTTCCCTGCTCAGCCATTCCGGTCTCCAAACACCTGTTCAAGTGGCAAACTCCGTTTTCTTAGACCCCGGACTCCCAACTCAAGCTGTGCTGCTCCCTCAAAGACCAGCTGTGGACTGTTTCCTCAGGGTCCACCCCAACCCCGAACTCCAGCGTCTTCTGTCCTGTCTCCTGTCTGCACCCCGAAGGGTCCCAGTCCCTCTCCGCTCCCTCAAGCCACTCTGCAGACGCCCATCGTCACCAACCACCTGGTGCGGCTGGTCACCGCTGCCAGCCGGACACCGCAGCAACCCACCTGCACCTCCACCCGGGCCAAGATGCGCCGTTTCCCCGGCCCAGCAGGGCTCCTGCCTCACCAG CACAGTGGGAAAAATCTGGACGACATCATGGTTTCCACGCCCCAGACTCCGACTCACGGTGCTCTGGCTAAATTCCGGACAGAG CTTGTTACTAGTTCCCAGGCATCAGTGGAGGAAGACTTTGGACGAGGGCCCTGGCTGACCATGAAATCTACTCTGGGTCTGGATGAGAGAGACCCTACTTGCTTCCTCTGTACCTACAGCATCATCATGGTGCTGCGAAAG GCAGCCCTGAAGCAGCTTCCTGGGAACAAAGTCCCCAACATGGCGGTGATGATCAAGTCCCTGACTCGGAGCACAATGGATGCCAGCGTGGTTTTCAAGGACCCCACGG GAGAGATGCAGGGCACGGTGCACAGGTTGCTGCTGGAGACGCGCCAGAAtgagctgaagcctggctcggtgGTGCTGCTCAAGCAG ATCGGAGTGTTTTCTCCTTCACTCCGAAATCACTACCTCAATGTGACTCCCAACAACCTGGTCCGTGTTTATAGTCCAGATGCTGGAGACGGGAACATCCTCAAGGAATCTCAGTCCTTCCCCCAG gatcTTGGAAGTTTCCATGAAAGCCTCCAGCAAGAGAGCGAGAAGCCTGGGAAAGGGCTCCAAACAGCACAGAACCCAGAGGCAGGGGCGACTCTCGAGAAAGAACTCCCAGAAGCAG ATGACCTGGATGGACTCCTGAGCGAGCTCCCTGAAGACTTCTTCTGTGGGACCAGCAGTTGGGACTGCCCCAAGGCAGGGCACCCGCCGTGA
- the HROB gene encoding homologous recombination OB-fold protein isoform X1, which translates to MLGFMACSLQKLFAVEEEFEDEDFLSAVEDAENQFAGSQPGNAGCLRPVSSRPQEAQLLPQVTAPAEAAGLPALGRRLPTCGGPRATGGALPTGTAALRPVSTSSSWIGNQGRATLTEVLEEPGRPQSSASHPQLTFRSKEQVIGGFEGPEQDEFDKVLASMELEGPSLELQLGVHSEAAGILPSWQQEDSTLAKKTWVADLSRPCQRGPVPSPHVTGIPSAPDPTVLCRTPQPHLRPGTTGNFPVPATSVVCAQPPHWEVSPVGPPPRTPQPLQAAGRPIQSSPQNRFPAQPFRSPNTCSSGKLRFLRPRTPNSSCAAPSKTSCGLFPQGPPQPRTPASSVLSPVCTPKGPSPSPLPQATLQTPIVTNHLVRLVTAASRTPQQPTCTSTRAKMRRFPGPAGLLPHQHSGKNLDDIMVSTPQTPTHGALAKFRTELVTSSQASVEEDFGRGPWLTMKSTLGLDERDPTCFLCTYSIIMVLRKAALKQLPGNKVPNMAVMIKSLTRSTMDASVVFKDPTGEMQGTVHRLLLETRQNELKPGSVVLLKQIGVFSPSLRNHYLNVTPNNLVRVYSPDAGDGNILKESQSFPQDLGSFHESLQQESEKPGKGLQTAQNPEAGATLEKELPEADDLDGLLSELPEDFFCGTSSWDCPKAGHPP; encoded by the exons ATGCTTGGATTTATG gCATGCAGTCTGCAGAAGCTGTTTGCTGTGGAAGAGGAGTTTGAAGATGAG GATTTCTTGTCGGCTGTGGAGGATGCAGAAAACCAGTTTGCGGGCTCACAGCCTGGAAATGCCGGGTGCCTGAGACCTGTCTCCTCCCGGCCACAGGAGGCCCAGCTGCTGCCTCAAGTCACTGCCCCAGCAGAGGCTGCGGGCCTGCCAGCCCTGGGACGTCGCCTTCCTACCTGCGGTGGGCCTAGGGCCACTGGGGGTGCACTTCCCACAGGAACAGCTGCCCTAAGGCCTGTCTCGACATCCAGCAGCTGGATTGGCAATCAGGGAAGAGCGACACTGACAGAAGTGCTTGAAGAGCCAGGAAGACCCCAGTCCTcagcctcccacccccagctcacCTTCAGGAGCAAAGAGCAGGTGATTGGTGGCTTCGAGGGGCCTGAACAAGATGAATTTGATAAGGTCCTGGCAAGCATGGAGCTGGAGGGGCCCAGCTTGGAGCTGCAACTTGGAGTTCACAGTGAGGCCGCAGGAATCCTGCCCAGCTGGCAGCAGGAGGACTCTACACTGGCTAAAAAGACTTGGGTGGCTGATCTGAGCAGACCTTGTCAAAGAGGACCTGTGCCTTCCCCCCACGTAACTGGTATCCCATCAGCCCCAGATCCCACAGTCCTCTGCAGGACTCCACAGCCTCACTTGAGACCTGGAACCACGGGTAACTTTCCTGTTCCAGCTACCTCAGTGGTTTGTGCTCAGCCACCCCACTGGGAAGTCTCTCCTGTGGGTCCCCCTCCTCGAACACCTCAGCCTCTCCAAGCTGCTGGCAGGCCCATTCAGAGCAGCCCTCAAAATCGTTTCCCTGCTCAGCCATTCCGGTCTCCAAACACCTGTTCAAGTGGCAAACTCCGTTTTCTTAGACCCCGGACTCCCAACTCAAGCTGTGCTGCTCCCTCAAAGACCAGCTGTGGACTGTTTCCTCAGGGTCCACCCCAACCCCGAACTCCAGCGTCTTCTGTCCTGTCTCCTGTCTGCACCCCGAAGGGTCCCAGTCCCTCTCCGCTCCCTCAAGCCACTCTGCAGACGCCCATCGTCACCAACCACCTGGTGCGGCTGGTCACCGCTGCCAGCCGGACACCGCAGCAACCCACCTGCACCTCCACCCGGGCCAAGATGCGCCGTTTCCCCGGCCCAGCAGGGCTCCTGCCTCACCAG CACAGTGGGAAAAATCTGGACGACATCATGGTTTCCACGCCCCAGACTCCGACTCACGGTGCTCTGGCTAAATTCCGGACAGAG CTTGTTACTAGTTCCCAGGCATCAGTGGAGGAAGACTTTGGACGAGGGCCCTGGCTGACCATGAAATCTACTCTGGGTCTGGATGAGAGAGACCCTACTTGCTTCCTCTGTACCTACAGCATCATCATGGTGCTGCGAAAG GCAGCCCTGAAGCAGCTTCCTGGGAACAAAGTCCCCAACATGGCGGTGATGATCAAGTCCCTGACTCGGAGCACAATGGATGCCAGCGTGGTTTTCAAGGACCCCACGG GAGAGATGCAGGGCACGGTGCACAGGTTGCTGCTGGAGACGCGCCAGAAtgagctgaagcctggctcggtgGTGCTGCTCAAGCAG ATCGGAGTGTTTTCTCCTTCACTCCGAAATCACTACCTCAATGTGACTCCCAACAACCTGGTCCGTGTTTATAGTCCAGATGCTGGAGACGGGAACATCCTCAAGGAATCTCAGTCCTTCCCCCAG gatcTTGGAAGTTTCCATGAAAGCCTCCAGCAAGAGAGCGAGAAGCCTGGGAAAGGGCTCCAAACAGCACAGAACCCAGAGGCAGGGGCGACTCTCGAGAAAGAACTCCCAGAAGCAG ATGACCTGGATGGACTCCTGAGCGAGCTCCCTGAAGACTTCTTCTGTGGGACCAGCAGTTGGGACTGCCCCAAGGCAGGGCACCCGCCGTGA
- the ASB16 gene encoding ankyrin repeat and SOCS box protein 16 (The RefSeq protein has 1 substitution compared to this genomic sequence) codes for MAEETFPFTSSTLRSLRLQREWLEWEDRRRAAAQQCRSQRCPPSSQARLTRPRRSCRDPAVHNALFSGELQQIQALFQDEDAANMIVETVSNQLAWSAEQGFWVLTPKAKHTAPLTIVAARGYTNCARYLIRQGAELDARVGGRAALHEACARAQFDCVQLLVTFGAKVNVLSEEGTTPLHLCTVPESLQCAKLLLEAGATVNLAARDSEVTPLHVAAARGLEGHVALYLEHGADVNLRTSQGETALNAACAGAEGPSSSRRHQAAARRLLEAGADARAAGRKRHTPLHNACANGCGGLAELLLRHGACAAVPNGAGQTPMDCALQAVQDAPNWEPEVLFAALLDYGAQPVRPEMLRHCANFPRALEVLLNAYPCVPSCDTWVEAVLPELWQEHEAFYSSVLSMVNQPRRLQHLARLAMRAQLGSRCREAASCLPLPPLLKDYLLLRVEGRIQ; via the exons ATGGCGGAGGAGACCTTCCCCTTCACCTCCTCCACCCTGCGCTCTCTCCGCCTCCAGCGGGAGTGGCTGGAATGGGAGGACCGGCGGCGGGCAGCAGCCCAGCAGTGCCGGAGCCAAAGATGCCCCCCAAGTTCCCAAGCCCGGCTCACTAGGCCACGCCGCTCCTGCCGGGACCCAGCTGTGCACAATGCCCTGTTTTCTGGTGAGCTACAGCAGATCCAAGCCCTGTTCCAAGATGAAGACGCTGCCAACATGATTGTGGAGACTGTGAGCAACCAGCTGGCCTGGTCAGCTGAACAGG GGTTCTGGGTGCTGACCCCCAAGGCCAAGCACACTGCACCTCTCACCATCGTTGCTGCCCGAGGCTACACCAACTGTGCCCGCTACCTGATCCGGCAGGGAGCTGAGCTGGATGCTCGGGTTGGGGGCCGGGCAGCCTTGCACGAGGCCTGTGCCCGGGCCCAGTTCGACTGTGTGCAGTTGCTGGTGACCTTCGGCGCCAAGGTCAACGTGTTGTCCGAGGAAGGCACAACCCCCTTGCACCTCTGCACAGTCCCCGAGTCCTTACA GTGCGCCAAGCTGCTGCTGGAGGCCGGAGCGACTGTGAACTTGGCCGCGCGAGACAGCGAGGTGACGCCCCTGCACGTGGCCGCGGCACGCGGCCTGGAGGGGCATGTGGCTCTCTACCTGGAGCATGGCGCCGATGTGAACCTGCGCACAAGCCAGGGCGAGACGGCCCTGAACGCGGCGTGCGCTGGGGCCGAGGGGCCGAGCAGCAGCCGTCGCCACCAGGCCGCCGCGCGCCGGCTTCTGGAGGCTGGGGCCGATGCCCGGGCGGCCGGACGCAAGCGCCACACGCCGCTGCACAACGCCTGTGCCAACGGCTGCGGGGGTCTGGCTGAGCTGCTGCTGCGCCACGGGGCCTGTGCGGCGGTCCCCAACGGAGCGGGCCAAACGCCCATGGACTGCGCACTGCAGGCTGTCCAGGACGCCCCCAACTGGGAACCCGAGGTCCTCTTTGCCGCGCTGCTGGACTATGGGGCCCAGCCTGTACGCCCAGAG ATGCTGAGACACTGTGCCAACTTCCCTCGGGCCCTAGAAGTCCTGCTTAATGCCTACCCTTGTGTCCCATCCTGTGATACCTGGGTGGAGGCCGTGCTTCCTGAGTTGTGGCAG GAGCACGAAGCCTTCTATAGCTCGGTCCTGAGCATGGTGAACCAGCCAAGACGGCTGCAGCACCTGGCCCGGCTGGCTATGCGTGCTCAGCTGGGTAGCCGTTGCCGAGaggctgcctcctgcctcccactGCCCCCGCTCCTCAAGGACTacttgttgctgcatgtggagGGGCGTATCCAGTGA